A portion of the Drosophila sechellia strain sech25 chromosome 2R, ASM438219v1, whole genome shotgun sequence genome contains these proteins:
- the LOC6609537 gene encoding rho guanine nucleotide exchange factor 12 isoform X2, which yields MDDPSIKKRLLDLYTDEHEYDEVQEIPEESSIQPPETSASHTSTNGSSHSGTGTATGPGATSAGPSAVAPQSPAIVVDSVPELPAPKQKSVKNSKSKQKQKQLANKSKIPRSPSLASSLSSLASSLSGHRDRDKDRDKDRENQNAVPPQTPPLPSSYKQTQMNGDSTAAAGGGVSAPATPTAANNNNASHNNGSIMGGGVQLNQSDNANPVLQAPGERSSLNLTPLSRDLGGGHTQESTTPATTPTTPSLALPKNFQYLTLTVRKDSNGYGMKVSGDNPVFVESVKPGGAAEIAGLVAGDMILRVNGHEVRLEKHPTVVGLIKASTTVELAVKRSQKLTRPSSVSVVTPSTPILSGRDRTASITGPQPVDSIKRREMETYKIQTLQKMLEQEKLNLERLKSDQNNPSYKLSEANIRKLREQLHQVGAEALGQTPNLGKNKHRRVGSSPDNMHPRHPDRLTKTTSGSWEIVEKDGESSPPGTPPPPYLSSSHMTVLEDPNENSRGASAAGPGVFIESHQFTPMAGASSPIPISLHSGHMHAAQSNDTQQEIISMEDENSDLDEPFIDENGPFNNLTRLLEPENVTFLAIFLNYVISNSDPAPLLFYLITELYKEGTSKDMRKWAYEIHSTFLVPRAPLSWYRQDESLAREVDNVLQLEYDKVEILRTVFLRSRKRAKDLISEQLREFQQKRTAGLGTIYGPTDDKLDEAKTDKQKEQIIDKYLMPKLHALIEDENGLPPEDVRKVALCSALSTVIYRIFNTRPPPSSIVERVHHFVSRDKSFKSRIMGKNRKINVRGHPLVLRQYYEVTHCNHCQTIIWGVSPQGYHCTDCKLNIHRQCSKVVDESCPGPLPQAKRLAHNDKISKFMGKIRPRTSDVIGNEKRSRQDEELDVELTPDRGQTSIVRQPSDRRPDANISIRSNGNTSCNTSALNTTDLQSSFHGSCANDSINPGGGAGCNMDLSTSVASTTPSTSGSVAAGLSAFAELNALDTVDKEARRERYSQHPKHKSAPVSVNRSESYKERLSNKRNRNSRRKTSDPSLSSRPNDEQMDLGLSNANYVASSNSSLSSAGGSESPSTSMEHFAATGAAGGVQVPPMGLNQNQHPHLLIQQHAQQYCQQDSFQAGLAGAAGSSAVSNSSFWNAGHPLPVARWTLESEDEDDVNEADWSSMVAAEVLAALTDAEKKRQEIINEIYQTERNHVRTLKLLDRLFFLPLYESGLLSQDHLLLLFPPALLSLREIHGAFEQSLKQRRIEHSHVVNTIGDLLADMFDGQSGVVLCEFAAQFCARQQIALEALKEKRNKDEVLQKLLKKSESHKACRRLELKDLLPTVLQRLTKYPLLFENLYKVTVRLLPENTTEAEAIQRAVESSKRILVEVNQAVKTAEDAHKLQNIQRKLDRSSYDKEEFKKLDLTQHHLIHDGNLTIKKNPSVQLHGLLFENMIVLLTKQDDKYYLKNLHTPLSITNKPVSPIMSIDADTLIRQEAADKNSFFLIKMKTSQMLELRAPSSSECKTWFKHFSDVAARQSKNRSKNASSTHDTSISDPALAAIPHSNTKESLELSTDTVQPLAATATLTTTPLAPMLPIATVTPAPATNNSNVSSLTGVQLRNPQRDATASESDADYVNTPKPRSSQNEVNRTMSIRSTGEPIQKYSANGTEANDVTLRHSQSTRESVRPGSTGEERNSTYGMVGGNSKRDSASIVCSNNSNNTRTLLMQSPLVDPTAIQVSISPAHTAEPVLTPGEKLRRLDASIRNDLLEKQKIICDIFRLPVEHYDQIVDIAMMPEAPKDSADIALAAYDQIQTLTKMLNEYMHVTPEKEVSAVSTVVCGHCHEKEKLRKKVAPSSSFSSSPPPLPPPNRQHAQAQAQIPPSRLMPKLQTLDLDEVAIHEDDDGYCEIDELRLPAIPSKPHERPTTPLAPFKTEPKTSQSVVIDASKRQSTDAVPDGLLEQEPLEGDTTETKVEDNEVKTVPSDKLSESCNEEMQCVEADITKEVADPTTSKNEAATIASVDELPSQSREIKSAENTSKSVADKKEDNEETIEEGAVTTVDSSTQTSPTEALKETDKLSGGSNSTCGPNRIQHASVLEPSVPCHALSSIVTVLNEQISMLLPKINERDMERERLRKENQHLRELLSALHDRQRVDEVKETPFDLKKLMHAEDVEFDDDIDAISNSSLTPTPTPIPKASPSASGQVQTAEAMRITSTEDEE from the exons ATGGATGACCCATCAATCAAAAAACG GTTACTAGATTTATATACTGACGAACATGAATACGATGAGGTTCAGGAGATACCAGAAGAGTCAAGCATTCAGCCCCCGGAGACATCAGCGAGCCATACCAGCACGAACGGATCCAGCCACTCAGGAACTGGAACTGCAACTGGACCAGGAGCAACATCTGCAGGCCCGTCAGCGGTTGCGCCACAGTCACCAGCAATTGTTGTGGACTCGGTTCCCGAGCTGCCAGCGCCCAAGCAGAAATCTGTAAAGAACTCGAAGAGCAAGCAGAAGCAAAAGCAGTTGGCGAACAAATCGAAGATTCCACGGTCTCCTTCGTTGGCGAGCAGCCTAAGTAGTCTGGCCAGCAGCCTTAGTGGTCACAGGGATCGGGACAAAGATCGGGACAAGGATCGGGAGAACCAGAACGCCGTGCCGCCGCAGACGCCGCCGTTGCCATCGAGCTACAAGCAGACCCAAATGAATGGTGACTCCACGGCTGcagctggtggtggtgtttctgccccagccacgcccaccgccgccaacaataacaatgcgAGCCACAACAACGGCAGCATAATGGGCGGGGGCGTGCAATTGAATCAATCGGACAACGCCAACCCCGTTCTCCAGGCGCCGGGGGAGCGCAGTAGCCTCAATCTGACCCCCCTCTCCCGGGATCTGGGTGGTGGCCACACCCAGGAGTCCACGACGCCAGCGACCACGCCGACTACGCCAAGCCTAGCATTACCAAAAAATTTTCAGTATTTAACCCTGACTGTGCGAAAAGATAGCAACGGATACGGGATGAAG GTTTCCGGAGATAATCCTGTCTTTGTGGAGAGCGTTAAACCCGGAGGCGCAGCAGAGATTGCAGGCCTGGTTGCTGGCGATATGATACTAAGG GTGAACGGCCATGAAGTCCGACTAGAGAAGCATCCAACTGTAGTGGGTCTAATAAAAG CCTCGACAACTGTTGAGCTGGCGGTGAAGCGAAGTCAGAAGCTAACGCGACCTTCGTCAGTATCAGTGGTAACGCCCTCGACACCCATTCTCTCTGGACGAGATCGTACCGCTTCTATAACTGGGCCACAGCCGGTGGAC AGTATTAAGCGTAGGGAGATGGAGACTTACAAGATCCAGACCTTGCAGAAAATGCTGGAGCAGGAGAAACTAAATCTGGAGCGATTGAAAAGCGATCAAAATAATCCGAGCTACAAGCTATCTGAGGCGAATATCCGTAAGCTGCGCGAGCAACTGCATCAAGTGGGAGCCGAG GCTCTGGGACAGACTCCGAATTTGGGAAAAAACAAACATCGACGCGTTGGTTCTTCACCTGACAATATGCATCCACGTCACCCGG ATCGGTTAACGAAAACTACTTCGGGCTCGTGGGAGATTGTTGAAAAGGATGGCGAATCCTCCCCGCCCggaacaccaccaccaccatatCTATCCAGCTCCCACATGACCGTGCTGGAAGATCCGAATGAGAATAGTCGTGGAGCATCAGCAGCCGGACCTGGAGTCTTTATCGAGTCGCATCAGTTTACGCCGATGGCGGGAGCCTCTTCTCCGATCCCGATATCCTTACATTCCGGCCACATGCATGCGGCCCAGTCGAACGATACGCAGCAGGAGATCATTTCGATGGAGGACGAAAACTCGGACTTGGATGAGCCCTTCATTGACGAGAACGGACCCTTCAACAATCTAACTCGTTTGTTGGAGCCCGAGAACGTCACTTTCCTAGCCATCTTCCTAAACTACGTGATCTCAAACTCGGATCCCGCGCCACTTCTGTTTTACCTGATTACTGAGTTGTACAAGGAGGGCACCTCCAAGGACATGCGGAAATGGGCCTACGAAATCCACTCCACATTCCTCGTGCCACGGGCTCCATTGTCATGGTATCGCCAAGATGAATCGCTGGCCCGCGAGGTGGATAATGTCCTGCAGTTGGAGTATGACAAAGTGGAGATCCTACGGACAGTTTTTCTACGTAGTCGAAAGCGGGCCAAGGACCTGATCAGTGAGCAGCTACGTGAGTTTCAGCAGAAGCGCACCGCAGGCCTGGGAACCATTTACGGACCCACGGACGACAAGCTGGACGAGGCGAAGACGGATAAGCAAAAGGAGCAGATCATCgacaaatatttaatgccCAAACTTCATGCGCTGAT TGAGGATGAGAACGGTTTACCGCCGGAGGATGTACGGAAGGTGGCGTTGTGTTCTGCTCTTTCCACCGTCATCTACCGTATTTTCAACACTCGTCCGCCTCCAAGCAGCATCGTTGAGCGGGTCCACCACTTTGTGAGCAGAGACAAGAGTTTCAAGTCGCGTATAATGGGCAAAAATCGCAAG ATAAATGTTCGTGGTCATCCATTGGTATTGCGTCAATACTATGAAGTGACGCACTGCAATCATTGTCAGACGATTATCTGGGGCGTGAGCCCGCAAGGTTATCATTGTACAG ACTGTAAATTGAACATACACCGTCAGTGCTCCAAAGTAGTGGACGAGAGTTGTCCCGGTCCCTTGCCCCAGGCAAAACGTCTCGCCCACAACGACAAGATCAGTAAATTCATGGGTAAAATTCGACCGCGCACCAGCGACGTCATTGGAA ATGAAAAGCGAAGTCGGCAAGATGAGGAATTGGATGTTGAGTTGACTCCAG ACCGTGGTCAGACGTCGATTGTGCGTCAACCCTCTGATCGGCGACCCGATGCGAACATATCGATAAGGTCGAATGGGAATACCTCCTGCAACACTTCGGCGCTGAACACCACCGACCTGCAAAGTTCTTTTCACGGCAGCTGTGCCAACGACAGTATTAACCCCGGCGGTGGAGCCGGATGCAACATGGATTTGTCCACGAGTGTGGCGTCAACGACTCCGTCAACCAGCGGATCCGTGGCAGCAGGGTTGAGTGCGTTTGCCGAGCTAAACGCCCTGGATACAGTGGATAAAGAAGCGCGGAGGGAGCG TTACAGTCAGCATCCGAAGCACAAAAGTGCGCCAGTCTCCGTGAATCGGTCGGAATCCTACAAGGAGCGCTTGTCCAACAAGAGGAACCGCAACAGTCGCCGCAAGACCTCTGATCCAAGCTTGTCGTCGCGTCCGAA TGATGAGCAAATGGACTTGGGTCTTTCGAATGCTAACTATGTGGCCAGTTCGAATTCTAGTCTCTCTTCAGCTGGCGGTAGCGAGAGTCCCAGCACGTCAATGGAGCACTTTGCTGCAACCGGAGCAGCGGGTGGCGTTCAGGTGCCGCCAATGGGATTGAACCAGAACCAGCATCCCCATCTGCTTATCCAGCAGCACGCCCAGCAGTACTGCCAGCAGGATTCCTTTCAGGCAGGTTTGGCAGGGGCCGCTGGGAGCAGTGCAGTTAGCAACTCTAGTTTCTGGAATGCGGGCCACCCATTGCCTGTAGCTCGTTGGACGCTGGAGAGCGAGGATGAAGACGATGTGAACGAGGCGGACTGGAGTTCCATGGTGGCCGCAGAGGTGTTGGCAGCTTTAACGGACGCTGAGAAGAAGCGTCAGGAGATTATAAATG AAATCTATCAAACTGAACGCAACCATGTGCGCACCCTAAAGCTGCTGGATCGATTATTCTTCCTGCCACTCTATGAGAGTGGATTGCTGTCCCAGGAtcatttgctgttgttgttcccGCCCGCCTTGCTGTCGCTCCGTGAGATTCATGGCGCGTTCGAGCAGAGTCTTAAGCAACGACGCATCGAGCATAGCCACGTGGTGAACACCATAGGGGATCTGCTCGCTGACATGTTCGATGGTCAGTCTGGAGTTGTTCTCTGCGAGTTTGCGGCTCAGTTCTGTGCCCGCCAGCAAATCGCCTTGGAGGCACTCAAGGAGAAGCGCAACAAGGACGAGGTGCTGCAAAAGCTATTGAAAAAGTCGGAGTCACACAAGGCATGTCGCCGCCTCGAGCTGAAGGACTTGCTGCCCACCGTGCTGCAGCGCCTCACCAAGTATCCGCTTCTGTTTGAGAACCTCTACAAGGTGACCGTGCGCTTGCTGCCAGAAAACACCACCGAGGCGGAAGCCATTCAACGAGCAGTGGAATCCTCTAAAAGGATTCTTGTCGAGGTCAACCAGGCAGTAAAGACAGCGGAGGATGCTCACAA gcTGCAAAACATTCAGCGTAAGTTAGACAGATCCTCCTATGACAAGGAAGAGTTTAAGAAATTGGACCTGACCCAACATCACCTTATCCATGACGGCAATCTGACGATCAAGAAGAATCCTAGCGTTCAGCTACATGGACTTCTGTTTGAAAACATGATTGTTTTGCTGACCAAGCAG GATGATAAATATTATCTTAAGAACTTGCACACACCGCTATCGATCACCAATAAGCCAGTCAGTCCCATTATGAGCATCGATGCGGACACTTTGATCCGGCAGGAGGCGGCTGACAAAAATTCCTTTTTCCTCATCAAGATGAAGACATCACAAATGTTGGAGCTACGCGCGCCTAGTAGCTCCGAGTGCAAGAC ATGGTTTAAACACTTCTCGGATGTGGCTGCTCGTCAGTCTAAGAATCGTTCAAAGAACGCATCAAGCACCCATGACACGAGTATTAGTGATCCAGCTCTCGCCGCTATTCCGCATTCCAACACCAAAGAGTCGTTGGAGTTGAGCACCGATACAGTACAGCCATTGGCTGCGACAGCCACATTGACTACCACACCTTTGGCCCCAATGTTGCCTATAGCCACGGTTACACCGGCTCCAGCGACTAATAATAGTAACGTTAGCTCTCTGACTGGAGTTCAGTTGCGAAACCCTCAACGGGATGCGACAGCAAGTGAATCTGATGCGGATTATGTAAACACACCAAAGCCGCGTTCGAGCCAGAATGAAGTTAATCGCACTATGTCCATAAGGAGCACTGGGGAACCCATTCAGAAGTATTCGGCAAATGGGACGGAAGCAAACGACGTTACTTTACGACACTCTCAGTCGACTAGGGAATCGGTTAGACCAGGATCTACTGGGGAGGAGCGAAACTCCACCTATGGCATGGTTGGAGGTAACTCCAAACGCGACAGCGCCAGCATTGTCTGCTCGAACAACTCGAACAACACGCGCACCCTGCTGATGCAGAGCCCCTTGGTGGACCCCACGGCCATTCAGGTCAGCATTAGTCCAGCTCACACAGCGGAACCTGTGTTGACACCGGGAGAGAAGCTACGCCGTTTGGACGCCTCCATTAGGAATGATTTGCTGGAGAAGCAGAAAATCATTTGTGATATCTTCCGTTTGCCAGTGGAACACTACGACCAGATTGTGGACATTGCCATGATGCCAGAGGCGCCGAAAGACAGTGCAGATATTGCTTTAGCTGCTTACGATCAGATTCAAACCCTGACCAAGATGCTGAACGAGTACATGCACGTGACGCCTGAGAAAGAGGTATCAGCGGTGTCCACGGTGGTTTGTGGTCACTGTCACGAGAAGGAAAAGCTTCGTAAGAAGGTGGCACCATCCTCATCGTTTTCCTCATCACCACCACCGCTGCCGCCTCCCAATAGGCAGCATGCCCAGGCTCAGGCCCAGATACCGCCATCGCGGCTGATGCCCAAACTACAAACTCTTGATCTAGACGAAGTTGCCATACACGAAGACGATGACGGATACTGTGAGATCGACGAACTGCGCTTGCCGGCGATTCCGTCCAAACCACATGAGCGACCAACAACGCCACTGGCTCCGTTCAAAACTGAGCCGAAAACTTCACAATCTGTTGTTATAGATGCCTCGAAACGTCAATCCACTGATGCCGTTCCGGATGGATTACTGGAACAGGAACCACTCGAAGGCGATACGACGGAGACCAAGGTTGAAGATAATGAAGTGAAAACTGTGCCGTCAGATAAGCTAAGTGAATCATGCAATGAGGAGATGCAATGTGTGGAGGCGGATATCACAAAGGAAGTGGCAGATCCAACGACCTCTAAGAATGAAGCAGCGACAATAGCATCGGTGGATGAATTACCAAGTCAGAGCCGGGAGATAAAATCGGCTGAAAACACAAGCAAATCCGTAGCTGACAAAAAGGAAGACAACGAGGAAACC ATCGAAGAAGGCGCGGTAACCACGGTCGATAGCTCCACTCAAACATCACCAACTGAAGCTCTAAAAGAGACGGATAAGTTAAGTGGAGGATCGAACAGCACCTGTGGGCCGAATCGCATTCAGCACGCCAGTGTGCTGGAGCCGAGTGTGCCCTGCCATGCACTCAGCAGCATTGTAACAGTACTGAATGAGCAGATTTCCATGCTTTTG ccaaaaattaacgaaCGCGATATGGAAAGGGAGCGATTGCGTAAAGAGAATCAACACCTTCGCGAGCTTTTGAGTGCGCTGCATGATCGACAGCGAGTTGATGAAGTAAAG GAAACTCCGTTTGATCTAAAGAAGCTGATGCATGCTGAGGATGTAGAGTTTGACGATGATATTGACGCCATTTCCAACAGTTCGCTGACGCCAACGCCTACGCCGATTCCCAAGGCATCACCAAGCGCCAGCGGCCAGGTACAGACAGCGGAAGCCATGAGGATTACTAGCACTGAGGATGAGGAATAG